The region GGCAGAACAGGCCAATGTGGACTCCTTCTGCTTCACCAACATCACCCCGCAGATGGACGACTTCAACCAGAGCGCGCGGCAGGGCCTGTGGGGCCGGCTGGAGGAGGCGCTGCTCGCCGACGTCGAGGTGGACGACCTCAGGGTCAGCGTCTACGGCGGCCCGGTGTTCCAGGCCGACGACCGGGTGTTCCGCGGCGTGCGGCTGCCCCGGGAGTACTGGAAGGTCGTCGCGTTCGTGGAGCAGGGCGTGCTCAAGGCCCGCGCGTTCGTGCTGACCCAGAACCTGAACCAGCTGGAAGCGCTGGAACTGGACGAGTTCCGGGTGTTCCAGGTCAAGCTGACCGATGTCGAGGCGCGCTGCGGCTTCACCTTCCCGCAACCGCTGCACGCGGCCGACACCCTGGCCGCCCCCGAATCGCTGGACGACCACCGACCGCTCGACGACCTGTCCGCCATCGAGTGGTGAGACCAGACCCGCGCGTCCCACGAGAACGGGGCGCGCGGGTCATTCCTCCCGCGACCCGCCCGGTCGCGGTACCGCTCCCGATCACTGCGGCGGGGTGGTCCCGGGCCGCCGGTGTCCTCCCGCGCTGTCGGAGCGCGACGAGTCGATCGGTGGCGCGTAGTCCTTCAGGCGGACCGAATCGTGCAGCCGCAGGCCGTTCGCGCCGAGCTTCGCGAGCAGCCGCCCGACCGGCACCGGCAGGTGGGAGACGAGGCGGCCGCCGTTGCGCAGCAGCCACACGTCGCGGCGCGTCCTCGGCACGATCCGCTTCGCCGCCCCGACCGCGAACGCCCGGCTGCGGCGCACGTACTCGCCGATCTCCCGCTCGTACGCGGCGAACGCCCGCACGTGGTCGCCGCCCGCCTCGGCCAGCTCGCCGGCGAGCACGTACGCGCCGACCACGGCCAGGCTGGTGCTCCCGCCGACCGCCGGGCCGGGGCAGTAGCCCGCGTCGCCGACCAGCGCCACCCGCCCCCGCGACCAGGTGTCCAGGCGGATCTGGGTGATCGAGTCGAAGTAGAACGCGCCGTCCCGGTCCAGCCAGTCCGCGACCCCCGCCACGCCGGCGAACGCCGCGCGCAGCAAGTCCCTCTGCCGCACCACGTCCCGGCGGTGGTAGTCCAGCTCCCGCGCGCTGCGGAACAGGAACACCGCCCGCGCGTCGGTCAGGTGGCGCGCGGTGTAGAGCGAGGCGATCAGGCCGGGTTCGACGTGGGTGATCGTGTGGTCGGCCAGGCCCAGGTCGTTCGGCAGCGACTGCACCGCCAGGTAAGCCCCGATGTACTCCTCGGGCACGTCCCCGAACACCAGCCGCCGGACGTTCGAGTGCAGCCCGTCCGCGCCGATCACCACGTCGAACCGGCGCGGCGCGCCGTGCTCGAAGGTCACCTCGCCGTCCTCGGAGATCGACGTGATCGAGTCGCCGAAGACGTACTCCACGTCGTCCTTGCCCGCGTCGTGGAACACCTCGCCCAGGTCGTCGCGCATGATCTCGACGTGCCGGTCGGACAGCGCGCCGAACAGCCGGCGCAGGTCGACCTCGACCGGGCGGGTGCCGGCGGTGTGCACGGTCATCCGGTCGGTGCCGGTCCTGAGCGCCCGCACGGCGGGCAGCACGCCCATCCGCTCGGCGATGTCCACGGCCGGGCGGAACAGGTCGACCGAGTGGCCGCCGGTCTTGCGCAGGGCCGGCGCGCGTTCCACCACCGTGACCTCGAAGCCGTACCGGGCCAGCCAGTAGGCCAGCACGGGTCCGGCGATGCTCGCGCCGGAGATCAGTACCTCCATGGTCACCACCTCCTTACTTAACGGATGGTAAGTGACCGGCCCCCCGGTCCGCAACGGCTTACCGACCGTTAAGTCGTTATGCTGCGGAGATGGCCAGACCGAGGTCCGACACCAAGGCCCGTGCGCAGGCGGTAGCCCGCGAACTGTTCCGCGAACAAGGGCTCCAGCGCACCAGCCTGCAGGACATAGCGGACCGGCTGGGCGTGTCGAAACCCGCGCTGTACTACCACTTCGCGTCCCGCGAGGACCTGGTGCGCAGCGTCGTGGAGCCGCTGTTCCACGCCGGCCGCACGTTCGTCGCGCAGGCCGAGCAGGGCGCGATGACCCCGCGCGAACTCCTGGCGGGCTACTTCGAGTTCCAGTACCGGCACCGCGACGTGGTCGAGCTGATGGTGCAGGAGCTCACCTCGTTGCGGGAACTCGGTCTGCTCGACCAGGTGTGGGAGTGGCGGCGGCGGCTCGGCGCCCTGCTGGTCGGCCCCGAACCGACCCTGGTCGACGAGGTGCGGGCGACAGTGGCGCTGGGCGGGCTCGCCGACCTGGTGATGACCTTCCCCGAGGCGTCCTACGACGAGCTGTGCGCGGCCGGGGTCGACGCGGCCTGCGCCGCCCTGGGCATCTAGGTCGCGGAGAGACCGGATGCAACGAATCGGGTCACTTCCGCATTGGGGGTGCGGAATCGAGGTCGAGTCGACGATCGGGAGTGGCCGATGGAGTTTGCCGAGTACGTGGCAAGGCAGCGTCCCGCGCTGATGCGGTTCGCCACCGTCCTGACCTGCCGGACGTGGCTGGCCGAGGACCTGGTGAGCGACGTGCTGGGCCGGGCGTTCGAGCACTGGGCGCGGATCTCGGTGATGGCCGAGCCGCACGCCTACGTGCGGCGGATGGTGGTCAACGAGTACCTGTCCTGGCGCAGGAGGCTGACCCGCACGTCCCCGCGCGCCGAGGTCGAGCCGGTGGTGGTCTCCGACGGCGCGGACGAGCGGGCCGAGCGGGACGCGATGATCCACCGCCTCGCCGGCCTGCCCAGGAAGCAGCGCGCGGCCGTGGTCCTGCGCTACTACGCGGGCCTGTCCGACCGGGAGATCGCCACCGAGCTGGGGTGCCGGGAACCGACCGTGCGCAGCCAGATCCATCGGGCACTCAACTCACTGCGCATCGACCTCACCGCCGGCGTCCACGACTTCCAGGAGACCTCATGAGTGAGCTGCGCACCCTCCACGACGCCTTCGCCGAGCTGGAGCGGCGGGCCGACGCCACGGCCATGGGCACGGCACCGGTCGCGCGGCCGCGCCGGGCGGTGCGGCTGGTGCCCGTCGCGGCCACCGCCGTCGCGGTGGCGGTGCTGGTCGCGGGTGCGGTGTGGCTGGTGCCGGGCGACTCCGGCACCCACACCGCCGGCCCGCCGAGCGCCGCACCGATCACGACCGTGGCGCGCGGCCCGGTCCCCGCCTCGCCGGACGACCTGATCGCCCGGTTCAGGGTGGTGCTCGGCGACACCGCGACGTTCGAGGCGACCACCCAGGTCACCCTGCCGGCGGGTTCCGCGTCCTCGCAGAACCCCTCGCCACCGGGGTCGGGACTGGTCGTCCCGCTGACTGTGGACCCCGGCGCCCCCACCAGCGCGCTCCTCGGCGGGACCCTGAACTCCGCCGGCGTCACCGGGAGCTTCAGCCTGACGATCCTGCCCGGCGATTCCGAGCCCGGCGCGTGGTGCAGCTTCCGCCGAACGGGTCCCGGCCTGCTGCCGGCCCGACCAGAGGACTGCGTTGTCAGCACGCTGCCCGACGGCTCCCGGCTGGCGACCGAGACCGCGCGGCCGGCTCCCGGTGCGGTGTCGCACATGGCGTCCCTCAAGCGGCCCGACGGGACGACGGTCCTCCTGCACGTCGGCAACCAGGAAGATCCCCACGGCGCTGCGATCAACTCGCCGGGCGGTCGGATCTACTCGCCGCAACCGCCGCTGACCCTCGACCAGCTGAAGGCGATCGTCACCTCCGGCAAGTGGTGACGAGGTACGTGACGGCCTGCCTCATCAGGTTTCGGGTGCGCGATCCGGTCAGATCACCGTGATTCGATACGGCCCAACGGGTTCGTGCTCGCGGCCAGCTCGGCGCTCGCGGTGGCCCAGTCGGTGTTCGCGGGGTGGAGCGCACTGCGGAGGAAGGCCCACGTGAGGTGTCGGACGAGGGCGACCCGGTCGGGGTTCTCGTCCGTCGTCTCCGCGACGGCGTACCCGGCGACACCGCCCAGCGAGTGCTCCGCTCCGAACAGGGTGAGCAGGCTCTTGGCGCCGGGACCGCGGGTGTGGGCGTCGGTGAACCACCCCGGGCCCCGGACGGTCAGCGCGGACTGGTCCGCGTCCCCGGCGACCACCAGGGCCGGGGTGGTCATCGCGGTGAAGTCCGGGCTCATGAAGGGGAAGTGCTCGGCGGCGAACGGCGTCAGGTCGTCGCCGCCGGTCCCCGGCACGGCGAGCAGCACCCCGGCCTTGACCCGGGGATCGGACAGGTCCTCACCGGGGCGGCCGTCGGCGTCGAGGACCCGCGCACCCAGCAACGTGCTCGCCGTCTGGGCGCCCCAGGAGTGCCCGGCCACGGCGATCCGGTCCCGGTCGAGGCGGCCGGCGAGTCCCGGGACAGCGGCTTCGAGGACGTCCAGCCGGTCCAGGGCGGTGGTCAGGTCCGTGACCCGGAACCGCCAGATCTCCGGGTGGCGGGGGTCGTCGGGCGGCACGTCCAGGGTTCGCGAGTCGAGGTGCGTCGGCTGGACGACCGCGAAACCGCGTGCGGCCCAGTGGTCGACCAGCGGCGCGTAGCCGTGCAGCGATTGGCCGAAGCCGTGGGAGAGCACGATGACGGGCAGGTTGTGTCCGGTGGCCGGGGCCGACACCCGGACGTGCAGGTCCTGGCCTCGCTCCGGGGTCGGCAGCACCACCGGATGTGTGGAGATGACGGGTGTGGGTGCATTGTGGCGCATGGGGGTGTCCTCGCGATGGGGGTGTTTGGCCGCCGGACGCCCGATCGGGCATCATGGCCAACCGGATCGTTGTTCCGTTAACGACGATACGGAACCATGTTCCGGTTAGCAAGGTGGGCAGGAGGCGGCGATGGCCGACAGCGGTCAAGCGGGGTCGACGGCACCCCGGAAGCGGGCCGACGCCCGGCGCAACGAGAAGGCCCTGCTGGAGGCGGCCGCCGCGGCGTTCGTCGCGTCCGGCGTCGACGCGCCGGTGCGGGACGTGGCGGCCAGGGCGGGCGTGGGCGTGGCCACGATCTACCGCCACTTCCCGACGCGGGCCGATCTCGTCGTCGCCGTCTACCGGCACCAGGTCGAGGCGTGCGCCGAGGCGGGTCCGGCCTTGTCGGCGGACAGCGCCTCACCGCACGCGGCGCTGGTGCGGTGGGTCGACCTGTTCGTGGACTTCCTGATCACCAAGCACGGCCTCGCCGAGGCGCTCCAGTCCGACAGCGCCACCTTCGCGACCCTGCACGAGTACTTCCTCGACCGGCTCGTGCCGGTCTGCGCCGACCTGCTCGACGCCGCCGCGAAGGCGGGCGAGGTCCGGCCCGACGTCCAAGCCCTCGAACTGCTACGCGGGGTCGGCAACCTCTGCGTCGGCGCGGGCAAGGACCCGCGCTACGACGCCCGCCGCGTGGTCGGGTTCCTCCTGGCAGGGCTGCGCCCCGACCGGTAGCGGACAGTGCCAGGCCACGCCCCGGCCGGTGCCGGTCGAGCGGGGCCGACCTTCCCATAGCCGTCGAACATCACCGAGCGGCGGTCGACACCGCGTTCCTTCACCAGGTGCCGCCGACCTGGCCATCCAGCTCGGCTTGACCGTACCGTCCACACTGGACAGTCCGGGCGAGTCGGGACGGGCTGCCCGCCGTAACGCTGAGTCCGGTCGGGGCTGCCGTTCGGCACGCGGGCGGCGGTGCGTGGTATCTCACTCATGGTGGACGGGCTCATCGCACGGTAAGGTGAGCCTAACCAAACAGATGGGGAGTCGTGTCGTGACCAATCCCTTCGACGACGAGGCCGGCACGTTCCTGGTGCTGGTCAACGACGAGGGCCAGCACTCGCTGTGGCCGCAGTTCGCCGAGGTGCCCCCGGGCTGGACCGCCGCGCACGGTCCGGACAGCCGGCAGTCCTGCGTCGAGTACGTCGAGCGCGAGTGGACCGACCTGCGCCCGCGCAGCCTGGTGGAGGCGCAGCAGTGACCGTCGCCGCCCCCGAGGTCGTCCAGTACGACCTGGTGCCGCGGGTGCTGCGGGTCAAGGCGGTCCGCTGGCTCACGCCGCGCATGGTGCGGGTGACCTTGGCCGGCCCCGACCTCGCGGGCTTCCGGGAGGCCGCGCCCGCCGACCACGTGAAGCTGTTCTTCCCGAAGGACCGCGACGGCCTGCCGGACATGCCGAAGCTCGGTCCCGAAGGTCTCCAGCGGGACCCGGCCGCGCCGCGTCCCACGTTCCGGGACTACACCGTCCGGGCGTACCGCGCGGACGCCGGTGAGCTGGACGTCGACTTCGTGGTGCACGGCGACGGCCCCGGCTCGTCCTGGGCGGCCGGCGCGCGCGAGGGTGACGCGGTGGGCGTGCTCGGGCCGCGCGGCTCGGTGCTCGTGCCCAAGGGCCTGGCCTGGTACGTGGTGGCCGGCGACGAGACCGCGCTGCCCGCCGTGGCCCGGTGGCTGGAGCAGGCCGAGGAGGGCGACCGGGTCTTCGCCTTCGTGGAGGTCGCCGACGAGGCCGAGCAGCAGGAACTGGCGTCGAAGGCCGACGTGCGGCTGACCTGGCTGCACCGCGACGGCGCACCGGCGGGCTCCACGACGTTGCTGCACGACGCGATCGCCGCCCTGGTGCTGCCCGAGGGCGACGGGTTCGTCTGGGTGGCGGGCGAGGCGGGTTCGCTCAAGCCCATCCGCCGCCACCTGCGCGACGAGCGCGGCCTGCACCGCGACGCGTACGACGTGGACGGCTACTGGAAGCTCGGCCTGGTCAACTTCGACCACCACGAGCAGGACGAGGACTGAGCCACCGCGGCCACCCGCTCGGGTCGGGTGGCCGCGGTCCTTTCGCCGGGTGTCAAGCCTGGTGGCGGCGGAACGTTGCCACTTGTCGGCCGGTCGAACAACGGTCGGGCTCGCGGTGTGGATCACTACCATCCGTGATCATGCGAACCGTCGTGTTCTTATCGCTGGTGGCGCTGTCGGTGGCCGCGTGCTCGTCCTCCACCCCGTCGGTCGGCCCGCCGTCCTCGACCGCGCCCACCACCGGCCCCGGCGTGTACCGCGCGCCGTCGCCGATCACGTCGACCTGCGTCGACCACTTGGGCTACGAGGCCGTGGAGGACCGGTTCGGCAAGCCGGTGGACGAGCCCAGGACCACCTCCAACGACACGAACCTGGTGTCGTGCAACCAGTTGCTCTCCGGTGCCGAGTACCCCGAGGGGTTCGCGGTCACCGACCTCGTGTTCGAGGCCGACGTCGAGAAGGCGCGGGCCAGGTACGCCAAGGCCAAGGAGACCGTCGACCCGGAGATCGGCGACGTCCACCCCCTGCCCGGGTACGGCGACCAGGCGCACTGGCTGCGCC is a window of Saccharothrix espanaensis DSM 44229 DNA encoding:
- a CDS encoding SigE family RNA polymerase sigma factor yields the protein MEFAEYVARQRPALMRFATVLTCRTWLAEDLVSDVLGRAFEHWARISVMAEPHAYVRRMVVNEYLSWRRRLTRTSPRAEVEPVVVSDGADERAERDAMIHRLAGLPRKQRAAVVLRYYAGLSDREIATELGCREPTVRSQIHRALNSLRIDLTAGVHDFQETS
- a CDS encoding TetR/AcrR family transcriptional regulator; protein product: MARPRSDTKARAQAVARELFREQGLQRTSLQDIADRLGVSKPALYYHFASREDLVRSVVEPLFHAGRTFVAQAEQGAMTPRELLAGYFEFQYRHRDVVELMVQELTSLRELGLLDQVWEWRRRLGALLVGPEPTLVDEVRATVALGGLADLVMTFPEASYDELCAAGVDAACAALGI
- a CDS encoding siderophore-interacting protein, giving the protein MTVAAPEVVQYDLVPRVLRVKAVRWLTPRMVRVTLAGPDLAGFREAAPADHVKLFFPKDRDGLPDMPKLGPEGLQRDPAAPRPTFRDYTVRAYRADAGELDVDFVVHGDGPGSSWAAGAREGDAVGVLGPRGSVLVPKGLAWYVVAGDETALPAVARWLEQAEEGDRVFAFVEVADEAEQQELASKADVRLTWLHRDGAPAGSTTLLHDAIAALVLPEGDGFVWVAGEAGSLKPIRRHLRDERGLHRDAYDVDGYWKLGLVNFDHHEQDED
- a CDS encoding FAD-dependent monooxygenase encodes the protein MEVLISGASIAGPVLAYWLARYGFEVTVVERAPALRKTGGHSVDLFRPAVDIAERMGVLPAVRALRTGTDRMTVHTAGTRPVEVDLRRLFGALSDRHVEIMRDDLGEVFHDAGKDDVEYVFGDSITSISEDGEVTFEHGAPRRFDVVIGADGLHSNVRRLVFGDVPEEYIGAYLAVQSLPNDLGLADHTITHVEPGLIASLYTARHLTDARAVFLFRSARELDYHRRDVVRQRDLLRAAFAGVAGVADWLDRDGAFYFDSITQIRLDTWSRGRVALVGDAGYCPGPAVGGSTSLAVVGAYVLAGELAEAGGDHVRAFAAYEREIGEYVRRSRAFAVGAAKRIVPRTRRDVWLLRNGGRLVSHLPVPVGRLLAKLGANGLRLHDSVRLKDYAPPIDSSRSDSAGGHRRPGTTPPQ
- a CDS encoding TetR/AcrR family transcriptional regulator produces the protein MADSGQAGSTAPRKRADARRNEKALLEAAAAAFVASGVDAPVRDVAARAGVGVATIYRHFPTRADLVVAVYRHQVEACAEAGPALSADSASPHAALVRWVDLFVDFLITKHGLAEALQSDSATFATLHEYFLDRLVPVCADLLDAAAKAGEVRPDVQALELLRGVGNLCVGAGKDPRYDARRVVGFLLAGLRPDR
- a CDS encoding MbtH family protein; the protein is MTNPFDDEAGTFLVLVNDEGQHSLWPQFAEVPPGWTAAHGPDSRQSCVEYVEREWTDLRPRSLVEAQQ
- a CDS encoding alpha/beta hydrolase family protein; protein product: MRHNAPTPVISTHPVVLPTPERGQDLHVRVSAPATGHNLPVIVLSHGFGQSLHGYAPLVDHWAARGFAVVQPTHLDSRTLDVPPDDPRHPEIWRFRVTDLTTALDRLDVLEAAVPGLAGRLDRDRIAVAGHSWGAQTASTLLGARVLDADGRPGEDLSDPRVKAGVLLAVPGTGGDDLTPFAAEHFPFMSPDFTAMTTPALVVAGDADQSALTVRGPGWFTDAHTRGPGAKSLLTLFGAEHSLGGVAGYAVAETTDENPDRVALVRHLTWAFLRSALHPANTDWATASAELAASTNPLGRIESR